In the Dictyostelium discoideum AX4 chromosome 6 chromosome, whole genome shotgun sequence genome, aatatacaacaacaacaatattatcaacaacaacaacaacaacatcaacaacaacaacaaatggcATTAACTCAAATTCAAAGTTACCAAAAGAGATTGGAAGCAGATGATCAAAGAATTGCACAATTAATGATGAATAATAATCGTTTCTCTTGGAATAGTTTCTTATTTTCAGTAACAGCTATTGTCGGAGCAGCATCTGGTTTAGCTTATTTAACATCAAACTATATCATTCCATTCCTTAATGGTGGTAAAACCAATAAAGATGCATCAGCAAATATGGATAAAAAGATCACAAGTTTACAAGAAGAGATCATCAAATTACAATCAACAATCATTCAACAAGGTAATGATTTCAGAGAGTCCACAAAATCTTTGAAAACTTTaattgaacaacaacaacaacaaattttacaacaacaacaaattaacTCTGTATCAACTACTACAAATTCTGCAACTTCTGCTTCAAATTCTTCTGAAATcgttgaaattaaaaaagaattaaaaaatttaataaatttaattggtaataaagaaaatagtaataatagtaataataatagcaataatagcaataataataatggatatAGTAAATATAATGGTTTTAATGGTgtttataataaaagttCATATGACGATGtatcaactaataataataataaaactaattcaccaccatcaccaaataaaccaactacaacaactacaactacagcAACATCAACACCAGGTTCAAATATaagtaatacaaataaaactttaccaccaattattaaaacaaatccATATTCACATTTATCATGGAAATTACCAACAGATCAACCACCAGTAATTCCATCATGGCAACAAAAATCATCAAATCCACCATCAGATCTTTCAAATGCTAATGATAAATCATCaccttcaaattcaaatccatcaacaccaactaaACCTTATCAATCTTCATTCAATTATGGTGATGTTAATTCATTTGTTGGTGGTTCCAATACTTTGAATTTTGATGAAAAAccaactaccaccaccacaacatcTACTACTCCTTCTAATGAAAGACCATCCTCACCATCtgttaacaataataataataataataataataataataataataataataataataataataataataataatacaacaattGCTTCAACTTCAAACGAAAGTAACAATTCAAAAGTTGAAACAACTTCAAATGATTCAGATAAATCTACTtcaccatcttcatcatcaaataatacaacCTCAACCAccgccaccaccaccaccatcactaGTGCTTCAACAGAGGATAATAAACAACAATCTGATGAAACACCATATTCATCAGACTTTTTGGATGttatcaatcaattgaaacaaGGTAAAACTCCACCAGGTATTAGAACtgatattgatgataaaCCATTAGAAAATTCAACCGTCACAAAGTCTGCAAAAGAAAGACCAAAGAAACCTTGGGAAAGAGATACTCTCACTTCagtaacaaataatttatcagttGAAGAAACtcaaacaattaataatactgaTTCATCagttgaaaaataaaataaaaataaaataaaaaataaaataacatattttattatttataatttttttttgaacaccaaaataataataataaaatttatttatttattaatttatttattattaatttgaatagaaaattgattttttatccACTGTAAACATTAAAAGTTTTACCGGAATTTAAACTTTGTAACATGGCATTACGAACTTTTCTTTGAACTTCTTTTTGTTCATTAGTTTTAGAGGACATTACATTCTCACAAACATTAACATGAGCAACAGTTGATGAACCAGAGATACCATTTACTTGAGCTTGTAAGTTATGCCATTTTTGACCATTTTGAGTGAAAACACCTTGCATATCAATTCTTATGGTACCATGATTTCCAATAGTTCCTTGTTTGAGTTTAAAAATGCTTGCATAATCAATTTGAGAATTTGCTTCACtaacatcttttttatttttatctgtTAATGATTGTTTAAACTTATTTGGAATATCACCACCTTTAGAAACTACAACACTTGCATAGGTATTACTAACAATTGAGAGTAATAAAATTCCTAACAAAactaattgttttaaattattcatttcttaattaatagtttgttttgttttgtttttttttttttttaaatatgataaattttttttaatttataatttttttttttttttttttaaaaataaataaataaaaaaaacaataatatggagttttaaaaaagattgtttttccttctttttttatttaaatgggggtattaaattttaaattattataaaattaatcatttgtaaattttcattggtaaatttgtttaataattttttacaataataaaatgacgtatttttaggaaaaaaaaaaaaaaaaaNaaaaaaaaaaaaaaaaaaaaaaaaaaacaaaaaattaatattaataaaaaattataatttattttttaatgtttattatttgttttgttaaataataaacttgatggattaaattattattgatattaatattattattattattattattattattattattattattattattataattattttttattaatttgattattcaataatttcaataaaagatttaaaataaagaaaactTGCTTGTAAACCTTCAACAATTGTATGTTTAGCATATTGATAAAGTATATCATTTAttcttgaaattttaattgttgagaGTGATACATAAAAATTTGCAATGTTAACATTATCTTTTCGATCATTAAATCTtacaattatattataaaatgaaatattatttaatttttcatttatgaATAACGCATCACTTATTACATCGATATTATCATATTGTGAAATTGGATTATCTTGACTTGATACATAATAAAGGTTAATGAATTTAAGTgcttttaaaaaacaaatattttctttatctgTTAATTCATTTGCATAATTATTTGGAATATTGAAAATTggtttactttttattttccatacTTTACTTTCAACTTCTCCATTTATGTTATTAATacatattataataattacaagtaatatgaaaaataaaattttatttaaatttatatttttcatatCTTTTTTCAGACcttttatttcttatttaaaatttttttttttttttttttttttgattcaaaattgtaataataataattattatttttatattaatttattgttttattttttaaagggtaaaataaaaaaattaaatatgcaaataattatttaatttaatttaattctttattcattaaaaaaaaaaaaaaaaaattaaaaaaaaaaaaaaaaaaaaaaaattataataacaagGTTAAGGTAAAAAAAgacaaaatgataaaaacttttataaccaacaaattaaaaaattattactttttgaattttagTTTGTATAATCTTGGgtaatcatttttataaaaaaaataataattaattttgttcTTTCTCTGTCtgcatttaataaatgaaaaagctaagattcattaaaatataaaaaaaaaaaaaaaactgccATACATTTATGGAAATATGGTACAAactaaagaaataaaatctcggacattaaaaaaagttactatttaattttcatatgtatgttttttttttttttttttttattattcccatttattattcatatgaaataaaaataaaaggatAGCTAACAATtagtaattgattttaatccaaataatatatCTATTAGTcctaattaaaaattataggTGTTTTGATAATACACTTGAAAATCtaaacaattaaagaattttcttAAATCTTCccccttttttatttttttattttttttttttatttaatttcttttatcctactaaaaaaattatattttttcattttattttttctattattaaatctggaaatttccaattataaattaatttgacAATCTAACACTGATTGAGAAAAGGTGTTCGATCTTCtcctttttattaatttcattactCCAGTTAATTAACAAGGAACTAAATACCAACTTGAAAAATAGGTCAACATTctgattataaaaaaatagttttgtGGGTagttagaaaaaaaaaaaaaaaaaaaaaaaaaaaggatattgggattaaaaataaattagggGGTgggaaaataattattaattaatattaaaattaaaaaaaattaaaaaaaaaaaataaacaaaacgGTGTTTTTGATCACCCATTAACAatcaaatttgaaaatttttttttttttttttattttttttatttttttatttttttattttttttctttctgatatttttaattcagaTAATATTGgcacaaaaataaaaaccaattaaaatgatAAGAACTGaagaaagaaataaaaataattataacacCTTTAATGGtaacaatgataataataataataataataatgaaataattaataaaaataataaaaatgttattaataataatggatctTGGGTATCTTCAAATAAATgtatgttaaaaaaaaaaaaaaataaaataaaaaatatctgaaaaaataaaaaataaaaaataaaaaataaaaaataaaaaataaaaaataaaaataaaaataaaaaaataaattaatatcttttattaatacttaaatttatttatttatttaaatttattttattttattttatttatttatataaaaaaaaaaaaaaaagcatttaaaaatcaattttatttaaaggaAACATTggattcattttcatcaaatcCAGTTAACGAGATAATTATATTACGTATATCAATACCAGAGTTAAAtgttatttcattatttaaaattgatagaGATTCAACAGTTAAGGAATTACTTTACCAAGTTATAAGtaaaaaaagtttacaaATGAATGTTTATAGTTTATATTTAATGCCAAATAAAAGAGTTGATTTTGGAATGTGGTTAGATGATTCAAAACCATTGTTTCTATATGAATtgaatgataatgatttagtTGAATGTAAAAGAAGATTAATTACAGATTTCTCAAATCAATTTCATATTAAAGTTGTTTTTCCTGAACAAATgaaatcaaaaacaattcatGTTGATGCAAAAATGTTAGTTAAAGAtgcaataaatttaataaattcaaaaatggATATTCAAACTCAAATTCCAAATcaagatattaataattatggtttatattctttaattttagatacaacaacaactaatacaccatcaacaaatacaccatcaacttcaattttaatgaaagatgatgatttattatcaagTTATTCAATGGGTAGTAATATGAATGTAATggaatttagaaaaaaagaaattgtagttgtatcattatttaattatcaaaataataataataataataataataataaaaataataataataatagtagtgttagtggtggtaatggATATCAAACATTAATATCATCAACATTATCAACAtgtaaaacaacaacaacaacaacaacaataacaacaataaatagtaataatatgacaaataataataataataataaattaccaccaccaccagtaCCAAAAAGGTCTGATTTACAAAGTCAACAAgaatcaccaccaccatcaccacaacttccaccaccaccactaccaccatcaccacaacaaattccatcaccaccatcaccaccaacattatcaattcaaattaaatcaaatgtttatgatattataaatgaaattaaagagtggttaaaattaaattttaatattgaaattacaaATCAATATAAGATGATGTTATTACAATCAagacaattaaaattatggTTAATTGATAGTAAACCATTAAATTCTTATCATATTAGAAAGAATGattcattatatttatttccaAAGATAACAGAAGAAGTTAATCTTGATGAAGGAATTTGTTTAAAAGTTAGATTCTCTGCATGTAATGTTGTAAATGATgtaaatagtagtaatacaAATAGTAGATTAACTACAAAAACTTTACCTGGTGaagtattaattttaaaaattgaaaatgttgtAATGTTAAATATAGTTTCAAGAAAACCATTATTTGGTGATATTTATATGacaaattttcaattaatttttataactaGAGAAGCTGtatgtattattatagttataatattaaatatattaaataaatattaatatataatttttatagaataaagaatataatattcatttaggagtaatttcaaaaattgataaagtttcaaataaatcaaaacaaacattttgttttttagatTTACATTGTAAagattttagatttattagaTTAGTATTTGTTTCTAAAGATAAATCTAGaaagaaattatatttaacaTTAAAACATCAATGTTTTCCTGGTATTCAAACTaaactattttcattttataataaagaagtattttattataaacaaaataatataaaaattggtggtggtggtggtggtggtgattgttttattagtaaaattggtgataaaattaatggttggttaatttataattcagAGAGAGAATATAAGAGAATGAATATTAAAGCTGGAAGTGGTTGGAgaatttcaacaattaataatgattttaaaaagtgtGAGAGTTATCCAAAATTAATAGTTGTACCTGAAACAATCACTGATACTCAATTGGTTGATGTTTTCATATTTAGATCAAAAGGTCGTATCCCTGTATTATCTTGGAAACATCCTTCAAATGgtacaacaattacaagatGTTCACAACCTTTAGTTGGTTTAACTGGTAGTAGATgtattgatgatgaattattaattaaacaaatttcatcaccaacaataattcaacaaccacaatcacaacaacaatcttcATCACCTCCAccttcatttattaattattcatcaacaacatcaacaaactcaacaccaaatttaaatcaaattaataatattaatgataattttaaaagtttaaataattcaggAAACAGtatagtttttaataaaaggcAATCATacatttcaaattcattatcaaatttagaaTCATCATTagttagtaataataataataataatagtaatattaataataataataataataataatgttgaaaaaatattaaatttattagatGCTAGACCAAAAGTTAATGCAATGAGTAATAAAGCATTTATGGGAGCAGGATTTGAAAATGTTTCAACATTTTATTCATGTTGTAATATAGATTTCTTAAATATAGGTAATATTCATGTAATGCGTGATTcttatgaaaaattaaaatcaacttGTATAGATTCACTTGGTggtattaaagaaattaaaaatagtaataatacaaatcaagataataataataataattttaatttaaataatagtaatagtaataataataataataatacaaatgtaaatagtgataataataataataataatattgtaagAAGTGAAAGTGAAGAAGAATTAAGTAGTTTTTTATTAGAGAATGAAACACCAATTAGTAGTATTCATAGTAGTgatataattgataataatgaaggaTATAATggtacaaatattaaatggtTTGAAGGTATTGAATCATCTAGATGGTTTGatcatattattttaatattaaaaggtTCAATTAGAATCGTTGAATCAATTCATAAACAATGTACATCTGTATTAATTCATTGTAGTGATGGTTGGGATAGAACACCTCAGCTATCCTCTATATCAATGATTATGTTAGACCCATACTATAGAACATTGGAGGGTTTCATTGTGTTGATTGAAAAGGAATGGTTGGAATTTGGtcataaatttaatgatcgTATTGGTCAGGGTGATTCAAAACATCTAGATGAAAGGTCACCTGTATTCGTTCAATTCATTGAATGCGTGTATCATATAATGGagcaatttaaaaattatttcgaATTCAATAGTCAAGTCCTTGTTGAAATATTAGTTAATGGTTTATATTCAAATAGGTTCGGtacatttttatataatactgtaagagaaagagaaatcaATAAAGTACAATTGGAAACTGCTTCAATTTGGTCTTTAATCTTATCAAATTActctttttatattaatcAAAACTATACAAGAATggataaagttttaatacCTTCAATTGCAATACCATATTTTAGTCTTTGgaaagattattatttaaaatatttattatcaacaacttcaataaattaataaattaataaattaataattaaataaataataatagttaataataaaaaattaaaattaaaatatgtggtattataaataatttattaaataatttcctttttttttttttttttctttttttttttttttttttttttttttctttatatattataatatattccAGCTAAGATTCCTTTATTTCCTAAATGTATATTACCAATTATAGTTTGATGACGAAAATCAACATCAAGGTCTGaacattttaaattattattataaaaattattttcatttttaaatttattaatttggtgtgtttttgaaattttatttaaacttatattaattattgaatctaataaatttttaaaattagttataattattaaaaaaaaaaaattaaattaaattaaaaaagtactTACTAATCATtgtcattttattataaatcttttttttttttaaagtttttttttaaataaataaattaattaataaattaaaaaataaataaataaataaataaataaataaataaataaataatttttagtataattaatttttaagtaatgatttttttattttttttttttttatttaaatatttttttttttttcaaaatttatatatgaaatgaaatttaaacacaattaaaaaataaaatagaaaaaatactattattacctttttaaataacttattattttctttgattAATAGTagttttggttttgaaagGGTGTGTGAAATATTGGTTTaagtgtgtgtgtgtgtgtggtGGTAGATCTATATGAATGGGGGgtaattgtaaatattattttaaaaatttatttttatcattatcctatttaaattttaattatctaaataaaaaaagacaCTTACACACACTATATAAAGGGtttctaaaaataacttttttttttttttttttttaattttttaaaaaaaaaaaaaaaaaatttgttgttCATACCCAAAAAATTGAGAGAAAAAAATgggaattttttaataaaattttttaaatttttaaaaaaatttttttaaacaaaaaaaaaaacttaaattttttaaaataaaaaaaaaaaaatataattaatcatgggtatttaaaattattaaagaaattttttaatttttttaatttttttttggggaaGGTTtgaagaaaattaaattgttggCATGTTAATTCCCTAAATGTTTATTACTACTTCATAATGTAgagatttatattttaactttaagaaaaataattttttttttttttttttcaaacctGATACCTTAAATTTCAAGAATTCAAAAAAGTTAATTATTTAACAGACATATCCCagattaatttttaaaaaataaaatctttttaaatttcttttttttttttttttttttttgattaaatattttttattttttttcctttttttttttcattttttttttttttttttttttttttctaaatttttttttatttttataattttttttattttttcatttttaaactCTGATGAACAATGGAATCGAAAATCAAATCTATTAAGAAAAAGATTGAAGAATctaatcattttcaaattcaaagaGAATCAGTACTATTAATAtatcaattattacaaaatgaaaaatcaacaCAAATATTTGATTCAAGTGTAATTTTATtccttcaattaatttataatccAAATACCCATGTTATCGAAACAACCATCGAATGTGtaagtaaattattataataattataaaaatatattttaatttctcaaaaaataaaaaccaaacATCTACAATCAACCAACCATCTACCCACCCACACAAATAtgtgcaaaaaaaaaaaaaaaaaaaattatattatattttattcatATATATGAATCtaacatatttttttattattataattatttttattttaaaatttttttttttttttttagattataaatttaattaaagataaaaaattaaatagagAATTTGTATTGaataaattgattgaatCTATATCATCATTAGAGAGAGGAAATGTTGGAATAATTGTAAAagttattatattattatcaattgatattgaatATATGTCAAAGATAATTAAAGAAACCAATAATAAAGGATACTCAATATTTCCATTAAACACATTAACTAAACAACATGCACTTAGTAAACCTGAAATTTATGATTCATTCTCTATGGAGattgaagaattattaaGTGATTCAAATataccatcatcattattagatCAAAGATtcgaatttttaaaacctttagtttcaaatttattattaaatattaatgaattacCATTAGAAACCTCATTATTACATAATAGTTTAATAAGAATAGCTCATAATATTTCAACATTATATCAACCAATTTTATCAcatttatcatcattattatatctttataataataataataataataaaaataataaaaataataatggttcatatcaaaaaattcaatatattagagatttaattgatttaattagatTCCCACCACAATCATCAAATCAACTAAATCAATGTAATGAATTTcagaaatcaattttatcaataatttattatttaatgaatgtttttattagtggttttaatgaaaaagagATATCAATTAGAAATATGGCATTAACTCAAATtcaagatttaattgaattatcaccaatttcaaCTACATTACTTTGGAATCAATCATCATTGAATAGTAGTagtcaaaatttaaatacacCTGTATTGgtggttttattattatacttGCCATCATCATTGGTttgttttcaaaaaaagattttaaatattttacaatcatcaattgaatcattatcatcaattgatttaaaacaaattttaaaatcttcagATAGTAATAAACAAGTTATATTACATACATTAAGATTATCACTTTCACCAATAATTAGaatcatttcaaattttaatcaacaacaacaacaacaagaacaagaacaacaattacaaaatgaaaatttaaaaaaactattaaaacaaattgaaactttaatttttacaatttcaacaaataTTGAAAGAAATCaagaaatcaattcaaatcaagatattgatgatgaagatattgaagaattaatttttaatcaatcattaccaacattagatatttatttattagataattttataccaattaatttagcatggaatttattaatgatgaataataatgatagtagtagtagaagtagtaatggtggtgatggtggtgattatttaaaatatgaaattaTACCAAGTTGgttagaaattattaaatttaatatactaaatcaaaaagaaattattgaagaacaagaagaagaagaaaaagaaaaagaaaaagaaagaaaatctttaattaataaaagtaatattaatttttcaaatgaatttttaatttactttttatcaccatttttattttataaatttaatcaacaaaatgaaattgcAAGTGAAATTAgaataaaaacaattcatttattaccatcaatttgtagaaattcaattgaatcaatttcattgataccattattctttttttcaattcaaaGAGAAGAATCTTCAAATGTAATCTTAGATTTATTACAATCATTACCAGATTTagcaaataataaagaatgtTTAAATTCTGTTGTTaaagttttatcaattttagaaCAACAAACaaagaaacaacaacaacaacaacaacaacaacaacaacaacaacaacaacaacaacaacaacaacaatcgtCATCAAATAGCAagagtagtagtagtagtataaTAATgccatcatttttattaagattatattgtaaattattaaaatcatcaccattaatCTTTACaaaaattgaagaattaatttattcaattattaaagaaacaaCGACAACGACaacattatcaacaattgaaattgaaaataaaatttcagcagcaattacaattaaagaaatttgtGAATTTGATTCAAATTTAGGACAAGAATTAATTCAACCATTATCACAATTCCTTTGTAAAGATAATGATCCAACTATACTTTCAATTAGTTTAGAAGCATTGAGTAGTTTATGTGAAAATGAGATTCTATCATTTACAAGTGCTTGGAAtgtaattaaaaagaatttaggTCAAGAGGAATCTTTTGAACAAGATAAAAGATCGCCAATGGTTTTATGCTCACTTTTAGATTTCTTTTCAAGAGGTGGTGTTTGTGATTTACGTGGTGAACAAAATTTAgaacaaaaaacaattgatatTATCTCTGATATAATTCGTAGAATTTGGAATTTAACTTTTgtgaaaaatattaatttacaaGATAACAATCATCATgatgattcaaatttaaatgaaaataataataatattaatttaaaagttcAATCAAAAGCATTTGAAACATTAGGAAACTTTATTAATgcaccattattaaatttagaattatttgaaaaaattaaatcaaaagtaccacatcttttaataattttatcaaaatatcaaaaaaatcaagaatcaattgatgaaaatttaatttatttattaaattcattattaaaaaatgaattaacaGAAAAAAGATCTTTAAAAACTGctcatcaaaatttaaaacaaacaaaatcaatttcaatctttagtagtagtagtggtagcaataataattgtaataaaatatttgaattattaaataatgaattaattaatgaatcaaGAACTGGTATTAAATCTGGTATTTTAGGT is a window encoding:
- the pex14 gene encoding peroxin 14 produces the protein MDNDDINNNNNNNNNNNNNNNSQELDQQEQTQEEITKQRIQKRKEEAKRIMEERKKREQQPPSQRQYEDVEDDQQQQPIRPIKQLPQRQQQYDDNDEPPQQQQYEPKISQRKVPLPPMKQPTTSSTASAATGSILSPSSNFREDMVKKAVLFLNNPNVKNTALARKVAYLEKKGLTSDEVKEALKRVETGNINGSSTNNSNITQSNSISRTRNDNYGNNNNNSSNNNNNIQQQQYYQQQQQQHQQQQQMALTQIQSYQKRLEADDQRIAQLMMNNNRFSWNSFLFSVTAIVGAASGLAYLTSNYIIPFLNGGKTNKDASANMDKKITSLQEEIIKLQSTIIQQGNDFRESTKSLKTLIEQQQQQILQQQQINSVSTTTNSATSASNSSEIVEIKKELKNLINLIGNKENSNNSNNNSNNSNNNNGYSKYNGFNGVYNKSSYDDVSTNNNNKTNSPPSPNKPTTTTTTTATSTPGSNISNTNKTLPPIIKTNPYSHLSWKLPTDQPPVIPSWQQKSSNPPSDLSNANDKSSPSNSNPSTPTKPYQSSFNYGDVNSFVGGSNTLNFDEKPTTTTTTSTTPSNERPSSPSVNNNNNNNNNNNNNNNNNNNNNNNTTIASTSNESNNSKVETTSNDSDKSTSPSSSSNNTTSTTATTTTITSASTEDNKQQSDETPYSSDFLDVINQLKQGKTPPGIRTDIDDKPLENSTVTKSAKERPKKPWERDTLTSVTNNLSVEETQTINNTDSSVEK
- a CDS encoding myotubularin-related protein, whose product is MIRTEERNKNNYNTFNGNNDNNNNNNNEIINKNNKNVINNNGSWVSSNKSFKNQFYLKETLDSFSSNPVNEIIILRISIPELNVISLFKIDRDSTVKELLYQVISKKSLQMNVYSLYLMPNKRVDFGMWLDDSKPLFLYELNDNDLVECKRRLITDFSNQFHIKVVFPEQMKSKTIHVDAKMLVKDAINLINSKMDIQTQIPNQDINNYGLYSLILDTTTTNTPSTNTPSTSILMKDDDLLSSYSMGSNMNVMEFRKKEIVVVSLFNYQNNNNNNNNNKNNNNNSSVSGGNGYQTLISSTLSTCKTTTTTTTITTINSNNMTNNNNNNKLPPPPVPKRSDLQSQQESPPPSPQLPPPPLPPSPQQIPSPPSPPTLSIQIKSNVYDIINEIKEWLKLNFNIEITNQYKMMLLQSRQLKLWLIDSKPLNSYHIRKNDSLYLFPKITEEVNLDEGICLKVRFSACNVVNDVNSSNTNSRLTTKTLPGEVLILKIENVVMLNIVSRKPLFGDIYMTNFQLIFITREANKEYNIHLGVISKIDKVSNKSKQTFCFLDLHCKDFRFIRLVFVSKDKSRKKLYLTLKHQCFPGIQTKLFSFYNKEVFYYKQNNIKIGGGGGGGDCFISKIGDKINGWLIYNSEREYKRMNIKAGSGWRISTINNDFKKCESYPKLIVVPETITDTQLVDVFIFRSKGRIPVLSWKHPSNGTTITRCSQPLVGLTGSRCIDDELLIKQISSPTIIQQPQSQQQSSSPPPSFINYSSTTSTNSTPNLNQINNINDNFKSLNNSGNSIVFNKRQSYISNSLSNLESSLVSNNNNNNSNINNNNNNNNVEKILNLLDARPKVNAMSNKAFMGAGFENVSTFYSCCNIDFLNIGNIHVMRDSYEKLKSTCIDSLGGIKEIKNSNNTNQDNNNNNFNLNNSNSNNNNNNTNVNSDNNNNNNIVRSESEEELSSFLLENETPISSIHSSDIIDNNEGYNGTNIKWFEGIESSRWFDHIILILKGSIRIVESIHKQCTSVLIHCSDGWDRTPQLSSISMIMLDPYYRTLEGFIVLIEKEWLEFGHKFNDRIGQGDSKHLDERSPVFVQFIECVYHIMEQFKNYFEFNSQVLVEILVNGLYSNRFGTFLYNTVREREINKVQLETASIWSLILSNYSFYINQNYTRMDKVLIPSIAIPYFSLWKDYYLKYLLSTTSIN